The following coding sequences lie in one Kryptolebias marmoratus isolate JLee-2015 linkage group LG5, ASM164957v2, whole genome shotgun sequence genomic window:
- the rftn1a gene encoding raftlin codes for MGCKLPKLRKAEERRSPGNIYSTLRRPQVETKVGVAYTYHFLDFLLGKEEVPVSSVLCLSSVRELPVQVRDLYAQGFVLVAVHPFVHPCGPRHAHIQRQLHRAVLVRETHSSEKSHPRWARNRLETDVCVASQQAADPEMIQNYVKKIQDVAEQGVMFVGFLQQPGGGPYFLGHWDPEELSSLHSSPSPIHRHPFSANTSPTDPTEPNSNGVQADFCCSGSQDVDRDGVECNNASVSRGLKRTQSLAHNPEEDQTETSQTDVKKSTNGPRNHVKPEEDKVKSTTDARGIQFHVNPPETAGALRLQECKLAEDKPHFPASAEKHSNFSYLGEKRGSSSDSWLSSPELDDKKLISTHPDGQSRVTTHNNNHIRLKSSEKDKGATSPPAQARTQLFALYNHTGELDTSLRFYSLRVPLQVQKEAGLITDLDANWLDHMTQHFISGAHLIDGFFHLTDDNDNRVSSVDSVFIFQSSAEETANTSYDAIVVEQWTIVDGVVVKTDYIPLLQSLAPYGWRLMCVLPTPIVKTNSDGSLSTKQILFLQRPVMQRKRKDFKMLNLKSRSKAKKHSAGEALDEQESKSLVIQTEMDRLRINAEEEEEEEEAAAERRRSRDSGRSKRASLQRSGGDAPHQKGFSFLLERRASAEEETDVDEIPQERSVRWTDFCQSDTRGLKEKVRAEERIKHQLFSGVC; via the exons ATGGGGTGTAAGCTCCCAAAGTTGAGGAAGGCTGAAGAGAGGCGCAGCCCCGGTAACATCTACTCCACCCTGCGACGGCCTCAGGTGGAAACTAAAGTCGGAGTGGCCTACACCTACCACTTTTTGGACTTCCTGCTGGGGAAAGAAG AGGTGCCGGTGTCATCAGTGCTGTGTCTGTCGTCGGTCAGAGAGCTGCCGGTTCAGGTCAGGGACCTCTACGCGCAGGGTTTCGTCCTGGTCGCCGTGCACCCCTTCGTTCACCCCTGTGGGCCTCGCCATGCGCACATCCAGCGCCAGCTCCACCGGGCCGTGCTGGTCCGAGAGACCCACAG TTCAGAGAAAAGCCATCCGAGGTGGGCAAGAAATCGACTGGAGACAGACGTCTGTGTGGCTAGTCAACAGGCTGCAGACCCAGAAATGATCCAGAACTACGTCAAGAAG ATCCAGGACGTGGCGGAACAAGGGGTGATGTTTGTGGGCTTTCTCCAGCAGCCTGGCGGAGGGCCGTACTTCTTGGGTCACTGGGACCCCGAGGAGCTGTCGTCTTTGCATTCAAGCCCGTCGCCCATACATCGGCACCCTTTCAGCGCCAACACAAGCCCAACAGATCCTACGGAACCTAATTCCAACGGCGTACAAGCCGATTTCTGCTGCAGCGGGTCTCAAGATGTAGACCGTGACGGCGTGGAATGTAACAATGCTTCGGTTTCCAGGGGACTGAAACGCACTCAGAGTTTGGCACACAATCCGGAGGAGGACCAGACCGAAACCTCACAGACTGACGTCAAAAAGTCAACAAATGGACCTCGGAATCACGTCAAACCCGAGGAGGACAAAGTTAAAAGCACAACAGATGCCCGAGGAATCCAGTTTCACGTGAACCCACCAGAAACAGCAGGTGCATTAAGGCTGCAGGAGTGTAAATTAGCAGAAGATAAACCACATTTTCCTGCATCTGCAGAGAAACATTCTAACTTTTCATATCTGGGAGAAAAAAGAGGCTCGAGCTCCGACAGCTGGCTCAGCTCCCCAGAGCTGGATGATAAAAAACTGATCTCAACACATCCAGATGGGCAAAGCAGAGTgacaacacacaacaacaaccacatCAGACTAAAGAGCTCCGAGAAAGACAAGGGTGCAACGTCTCCACCGGCCCAGGCCA GGACGCAGCTGTTTGCTCTGTACAACCACACAGGCGAGCTGGACACCTCTCTGAGGTTCTACTCCCTCAGAGTGCCGCTTCAAGTGCAAAAGGAGGCGGGGCTAATCACAGACCTCGACGCAAACTGGCTCGACCACATGACTCAGCATTTTATCAGCGGGGCACACCTCATCGATGGGTTTTTCCACCTCACAGATGACAACG ATAACAGAGTTTCATCTGTGGACAGCGTGTTCATCTTCCAGAGCTCTGCAGAGGAGACTGCAAACACCTCCTATGATGCTATTGTGGTTGAGCAATGGACCATTGTagat GGAGTTGTGGTAAAGACGGACTACATCCCTCTGCTGCAGTCCTTAGCGCCATATGGATGGAGACTGATGTGTGTGTTACCCACACCCATTGTCAAGACAAACAG tgaTGGGAGTTTGTCGACTAAGCAAATCCTTTTCCTTCAGAGACCCGTTATGCAGCGCAAGAGAAAAGACTTCAAG ATGCTGAACCTCAAAAGTCGCAGCAAGGCAAAGAAACATTCTGCCGGAGAGGCGCTGGATGAACAAGAGAGCAAGTCCCTCGTGATCCAGACTGAGATGGACAGGCTGAGAATTAAcgctgaggaagaagaggaggaggaggaagcggcggcagagaggaggaggagcagggatAGCGGAAGGAGCAAGAGAGCAAGCCTTCAGAGGAGCGGAGGGGATGCGCCGCATCAAAAGGGCTTCTCGTTCCTGCTGGAGCGCCGCGCCTCCGCCGAGGAGGAAACTGACGTCGACGAGATCCCGCAGGAGAGGTCGGTGAGATGGACGGACTTCTGTCAGAGCGACACTCGGGGGTTAAAGGAGAAGGTCAGGGCGGAGGAGCGGATCAAACACCAGCTGTTTTCAGGCGTTTGCTGA
- the oxnad1 gene encoding oxidoreductase NAD-binding domain-containing protein 1 isoform X1: MIPCGFVSAAVRSFTPSGPAGGRFCWRLLGTGSATRRNMSSKRQVDHLERTASNYRQNALYPAEVCGIVNESETVKRLRIGVHPDFTFKAGQWVDFFIPGVEKVGGFSMCSSPGLLQREGVIELAIKYTKHPPAHWVHTACNVGSRVAMRVGGDFFFDPSPSDPSVDLLLVAGGVGINPLYSILLHTTDLLHLNQASRGRDYNISSAHLCYSAKNTEELLFKSSITEACRQFPDKFSCHFHVTQQRAEVDPHLQPFVRSGRITEEELQAHVNPQRTLCYLCGPPPMIEAISKTLTGLGLPKDRILFEKWCSSETL, translated from the exons ATGATCCCCTGTGGGTTCGTGTCCGCCGCTGTTCGAAGCTTCACCCCGTCGGGTCCCGCCGGTGGTCGGTTCTGCTGGAGGCTCCTGGGGACCGGCTCTGCCACCAG ACGAAACATGTCCTCCAAAAGACAAGTGGACCATCTGGAGAGGACGGCGAGCAACTACAGACAAAAT GCTCTGTATCCAGCTGAAGTATGTGGAATCGTGAACGAGTCAGAGACAGTGAAAAGACTGAGAATAGGCGTCCATCCAGACTTCACTTTTaaagcaggacagtg GGTCGATTTCTTCATCCCCGGCGTGGAGAAGGTGGGGGGTTTCTCCATGTGCTCCAGCCCGGGTTTGCTGCAGCGGGAGGGGGTCATCGAACTGGCCATCAAATACACCAAACACCCCCCGGCACACTGGGTCCACACGGCG TGCAACGTTGGCTCCCGAGTGGCCATGCGTGTCGGCGGGGATTTCTTCTTTGACCCCTCGCCTTCTGACCCCTCTGTGGACTTACTGTTGGTGGCTGGTGGCGTAGGGATCAACCCCTTGTACTCAATCCTGTTGCACACTACAGATCTGCTGCATCTCAATCAAGCTTCACGTGGGCGGGACTACAACATCAGCTCCGCCCACCTCTGTTACAGCGCCAAGAACACTGAGGAGCTGCTCTTCAAG AGCTCTATCACCGAGGCGTGTCGACAGTTTCCTGACAAGTTCTCCTGTCACTTCCACGTCACGCAACAAAGGGCAGAAGTCGACCCGCACCTCCAGCCATTTGTCAGAA GTGGAAGGATCACAGAGGAGGAGTTGCAGGCTCACGTGAACCCGCAAAGGACTTTGTGCTACTTGTGCGGCCCTCCGCCCATGATCGAAGCAATTTCCAAAACCCTCACTGGCCTCGGCCTCCCAAAAGACAGGATCCTCTTTGAGAAATGGTG ctcaAGTGAAACTCTCTGA
- the oxnad1 gene encoding oxidoreductase NAD-binding domain-containing protein 1 isoform X2, giving the protein MIPCGFVSAAVRSFTPSGPAGGRFCWRLLGTGSATRRNMSSKRQVDHLERTASNYRQNALYPAEVCGIVNESETVKRLRIGVHPDFTFKAGQWVDFFIPGVEKVGGFSMCSSPGLLQREGVIELAIKYTKHPPAHWVHTACNVGSRVAMRVGGDFFFDPSPSDPSVDLLLVAGGVGINPLYSILLHTTDLLHLNQASRGRDYNISSAHLCYSAKNTEELLFKSSITEACRQFPDKFSCHFHVTQQRAEVDPHLQPFVRSGRITEEELQAHVNPQRTLCYLCGPPPMIEAISKTLTGLGLPKDRILFEKWW; this is encoded by the exons ATGATCCCCTGTGGGTTCGTGTCCGCCGCTGTTCGAAGCTTCACCCCGTCGGGTCCCGCCGGTGGTCGGTTCTGCTGGAGGCTCCTGGGGACCGGCTCTGCCACCAG ACGAAACATGTCCTCCAAAAGACAAGTGGACCATCTGGAGAGGACGGCGAGCAACTACAGACAAAAT GCTCTGTATCCAGCTGAAGTATGTGGAATCGTGAACGAGTCAGAGACAGTGAAAAGACTGAGAATAGGCGTCCATCCAGACTTCACTTTTaaagcaggacagtg GGTCGATTTCTTCATCCCCGGCGTGGAGAAGGTGGGGGGTTTCTCCATGTGCTCCAGCCCGGGTTTGCTGCAGCGGGAGGGGGTCATCGAACTGGCCATCAAATACACCAAACACCCCCCGGCACACTGGGTCCACACGGCG TGCAACGTTGGCTCCCGAGTGGCCATGCGTGTCGGCGGGGATTTCTTCTTTGACCCCTCGCCTTCTGACCCCTCTGTGGACTTACTGTTGGTGGCTGGTGGCGTAGGGATCAACCCCTTGTACTCAATCCTGTTGCACACTACAGATCTGCTGCATCTCAATCAAGCTTCACGTGGGCGGGACTACAACATCAGCTCCGCCCACCTCTGTTACAGCGCCAAGAACACTGAGGAGCTGCTCTTCAAG AGCTCTATCACCGAGGCGTGTCGACAGTTTCCTGACAAGTTCTCCTGTCACTTCCACGTCACGCAACAAAGGGCAGAAGTCGACCCGCACCTCCAGCCATTTGTCAGAA GTGGAAGGATCACAGAGGAGGAGTTGCAGGCTCACGTGAACCCGCAAAGGACTTTGTGCTACTTGTGCGGCCCTCCGCCCATGATCGAAGCAATTTCCAAAACCCTCACTGGCCTCGGCCTCCCAAAAGACAGGATCCTCTTTGAGAAATGGTGGTAG